Proteins from a genomic interval of Bacteroidota bacterium:
- a CDS encoding T9SS type A sorting domain-containing protein encodes MKLEIIDLLGRNVATLVDEKQPAGVYGVAFHSVALSSGVYFYRLLVNSHIIVTRKMILLH; translated from the coding sequence ATCAAGCTTGAAATTATCGATTTGCTTGGAAGGAATGTAGCAACGCTAGTTGATGAGAAACAGCCAGCAGGTGTGTACGGTGTTGCATTTCATTCGGTTGCTTTATCAAGCGGCGTATATTTTTATAGATTACTGGTTAACAGCCATATTATAGTGACGAGAAAGATGATACTATTGCATTAG
- a CDS encoding T9SS type A sorting domain-containing protein encodes MGTGIIVTGQGSNLIFSPDGTSPGYNFVTGHGVGEINIRNNGYAYIGQRYQYICRWNCDGVLDFTAVNSSPDAIEPGPCRPIYCWANMAGYNNIYNDYNYFRRLINNETGNTIYAQNTYWGKSSGPNPAQDFYGNVIYIPFLTSPTLSSAPMNPEQPIEEQLAVTYIRAIEENSTNALDALFGLESLRDFGLNLDTYIKMPWENYINKIERKANSVKLKNLASAFKIQEKLGKKDFASTISLSNVYLQNNPDDGMWMYYQVQKIFANIGIGDLNTARTIYDNIKSRAYSIDSISTLAIGEIVSMLSTGNLNLSKSSTSDKLIIEKENSIMPPSFMLHQNYPNPFNPLTIINYHLPFNNYTTLKIYDVLVREIATLVDEYKEAGYYEVNWDAVSVPTGVYLYKLNSGNFVDVKKLILLK; translated from the coding sequence TTGGGAACTGGAATAATAGTTACAGGACAAGGCAGTAATTTAATATTTAGTCCGGATGGAACATCACCGGGTTATAATTTTGTAACAGGTCATGGTGTTGGAGAGATAAATATACGTAATAATGGTTACGCATATATAGGTCAACGCTATCAATACATATGTCGGTGGAATTGTGATGGTGTATTAGATTTTACTGCAGTAAATTCCTCGCCTGATGCAATAGAACCAGGACCTTGCCGACCTATTTACTGTTGGGCAAATATGGCTGGTTATAATAACATCTACAACGATTACAATTACTTTCGTCGTTTGATAAATAACGAAACAGGGAATACGATTTATGCTCAGAACACATACTGGGGAAAATCATCAGGACCGAATCCAGCACAAGATTTCTATGGGAATGTTATATATATACCCTTTTTGACTTCACCAACTTTATCTTCTGCTCCAATGAATCCAGAGCAACCGATTGAAGAGCAATTAGCAGTTACATATATAAGGGCGATAGAAGAAAATTCTACGAATGCATTAGATGCATTATTTGGTTTGGAGAGTTTACGAGATTTTGGATTGAATCTCGATACATATATAAAAATGCCTTGGGAAAATTATATCAATAAGATTGAAAGAAAAGCAAATTCTGTTAAGTTAAAAAATTTAGCATCTGCTTTTAAGATACAAGAGAAACTGGGAAAGAAGGATTTTGCATCAACTATTTCGCTTTCGAATGTTTACTTACAGAATAATCCAGATGATGGAATGTGGATGTATTATCAGGTACAGAAAATATTCGCAAACATTGGAATCGGTGATTTGAACACAGCAAGAACAATTTACGACAATATCAAATCCCGAGCTTATTCGATTGATTCAATTTCTACATTGGCAATTGGTGAAATCGTAAGTATGTTGAGTACCGGTAACTTAAATTTGTCTAAGAGTTCAACTTCTGACAAATTAATAATAGAAAAAGAAAATAGTATAATGCCTCCGAGTTTTATGCTGCATCAAAACTATCCCAACCCTTTCAATCCATTAACAATTATCAATTATCATTTGCCGTTTAACAATTATACAACGCTCAAAATTTATGATGTTTTAGTCCGTGAGATAGCGACGCTTGTTGACGAATATAAAGAAGCAGGATATTATGAAGTAAATTGGGATGCGGTAAGCGTCCCGACCGGCGTATATTTATACAAACTTAATTCAGGAAATTTTGTGGATGTGAAAAAATTAATTTTACTCAAATAA
- a CDS encoding T9SS type A sorting domain-containing protein — translation MIKDRGTNMKTVIKLSILALLLTMPAVAQPPESFFPHQVGDRWDYRYWNGGFFTYFSLIITRDSIAADSGHYLFYNDSSNPEYKLDTANNIFWLPNYFNSFIQYKLSADSGEVWENPELGGLRWAWVSSIDSVFVFSQPTVKKQYEYGPVHPDSGPQPYALVKRWLASRFGLIYEWQEPGVFSTLVGCIVAGDTFGILLSVPQIPELPRQYVLKQNYPNPFNPSTTIEFDLPEAALVSIRVYDCLGQHITTLTESKRLAGTHRITWNASGLTSGIYFIRLSTPQGTYTRKTILMR, via the coding sequence TTGATAAAGGACCGAGGTACGAACATGAAAACCGTAATCAAATTAAGCATATTGGCGTTGCTGTTGACGATGCCTGCAGTTGCCCAGCCACCGGAGAGTTTCTTCCCACACCAAGTTGGTGATCGCTGGGATTACAGGTATTGGAACGGTGGCTTCTTCACCTATTTTTCACTGATAATTACTCGTGATTCGATTGCCGCAGACAGTGGTCATTACCTTTTTTACAATGATTCTAGCAACCCTGAGTATAAACTAGATACTGCAAACAATATCTTCTGGCTTCCAAACTATTTTAATAGCTTTATACAATACAAGCTATCCGCAGATTCTGGTGAAGTATGGGAGAATCCGGAACTTGGGGGTTTGCGATGGGCCTGGGTATCTAGCATTGATTCTGTCTTTGTTTTCTCACAGCCAACGGTAAAAAAGCAATACGAATATGGTCCGGTACACCCCGACTCAGGCCCGCAACCATATGCCCTAGTAAAGCGTTGGCTTGCCAGCCGCTTCGGCTTGATCTATGAGTGGCAGGAACCAGGAGTGTTCTCCACACTTGTAGGCTGTATAGTCGCCGGCGATACCTTTGGAATCTTATTATCGGTACCGCAAATACCAGAACTTCCGCGCCAATACGTTCTGAAACAGAATTATCCAAATCCATTTAATCCCAGCACAACAATTGAATTTGACTTACCGGAGGCTGCCCTTGTATCTATCAGAGTCTATGATTGCCTCGGTCAACACATTACAACGCTTACGGAAAGCAAACGCTTGGCTGGAACTCATCGAATAACATGGAACGCAAGCGGGTTGACAAGTGGGATATATTTTATAAGATTGAGTACTCCACAAGGCACTTACACAAGGAAAACAATTCTAATGCGATAA